DNA sequence from the Streptomyces sp. CA-210063 genome:
TTGAGAAGCTCGAACACGAGGATCGGAAGCTTGTTGTCGCGGCAGAGCGTGATCGCGGTGGCGTCGGCGACCTTGAGCTCGCGGGTGATGACCTCGCCGTAGCCGAGGGAGTCGAACCTGACCGCGTCCGGGTTGGTCTTGGGGTCGGAGTCGTAGACCCCGTCCACGCCGTTCTTGCCCATCAGCAGCGCCTCGGCGTCGATCTCCAGGGCGCGCTGGGCGGCGGTGGTGTCGGTGGAGAAGTACGGCATGCCCATACCGGCGCCGAAGATGACCACGCGGCCCTTCTCCAGGTGGCGCACGGCGCGCAGCGGGATGTAGGGCTCGGCGACCTGGCCCATGGTGATGGCGGTCTGGACCCGGCTGTCGATGCCCTCCTTCTCCAGGAAGTCCTGGAGGGCGAGGCAGTTCATGACCGTGCCGAGCATGCCCATGTAGTCCGAGCGGGCCCGGTCCATGCCGCGCTGCTGGAGTTCGGCGCCGCGGAAGAAGTTGCCGCCGCCGATGACGACCGCGATCTCTGCTCCATCGCGTACGACGGCCGCGATCTCCCGGGCGATGGCATGCACCACGTCCGGGTCGACGCCGATGGCACCGCCCCCGGAGAACGCCTCTCCGGACAGCTTCAGCAGATACCGGCCGCGTACTTTGCCGTCGTCGCTCTTCTCGGGCTTGGTGGTCATGGAGATTCGCCTCTTTACGTGTCGCACATACGAAGAAGGCCATTGCCGGTGGGGTGGTGTTCGCATCCCATGCGCGGCAATGGCCTCCTCGTCAGATCTGCTGCCGTCCGTCGCGCGTCACGCGCGCGCGTGGCGTGCGTACGCGAACGACTGCACTCGACCCTATCGGGGCCGGGCGCCCGTCGCGTAACGGACTCAGATGCCGACCTTGATGCGCGTGAAGCGCTTCAGGGTGACACCGGCCTCGTCCAGGACCTTCTGCACGGACTTCTTGTTGTCCAGCGCGTACGGCTGGCCGAGCAGCGTGGCGTCCTTGAAGAAGCCGTTGAGGCGACCCTCGACGATCTTCGGCAGGGCGGCCTCGGGCTTGCCCTCGGCGCGGGTGGTCTCCTCGGCGACGCGGCGCTCGGACTCGACGACCTCGGCCGGCACGTCCTCCTTGGAGAGGTACTTCGGCGCGAAGGCGGCGATGTGCTGGGCGATGCCCTTGGCCACGTCGGCGTCGGCCTTGTCCAGCTCGACCAGGACACCGATCTGCGGGGGCAGGTCGGGCATGGTGCGGTGCATGTAGGAGAAGACGAAACCGTCGGCGTACTGCGCGAAGCGGTCGAGGACGATCTTCTCGCCGAGGTTGGCGTTGGCCTCGTCCACGAACGCCTGGACGGTCTTGCCGGCCTCGATCTCGGAGGCGAGCAGGGCCTCGAGGTCGGCCGGGGAGGTCTTGGCGACGTGCTCGGCGATCGCGGCGGCGGCGGCCTGGAACTTCTCGCCCTTGGCGACGAAGTCCGTCTCGCACTTCAGCTCGACCAGGACACCGGAGGTGTTGTCGTCGGCGATGAGGGAGACCACGGCGCCGTTCTCGGCGGAGCGGCCCTCGCGCTTGGCGACGCCCTTCTGGCCCTTGATGCGCAGCGCCTCGACGGCCTTGTCGACGCTGCCCTCGGCCTCGTCCAGGGCCTTCTTGCAGTCCATCATGCCGGCGCCGGTGAGCTCACGGAGCTTCTTGACGTCGGCGGCGGTGTAGTTCGCCATGATCTGTGAATCTCTTCTCGGAGTTCGAAGTCTCGAATCGGCGTCCGCCCCCGCGCACAGGGCGGGCGCCCGCCGAAGATCTACGGGCTGTGAAGATCTACGGCCACGAAGATCTAGTGGCTGTGGATGAACGGCGGGTGGCGTGCTCGGCGCCACCCGCCGTCATCTCGACAGCCTTACGACCGTGAAGGTCAGGCCTGCTCGGTGTCCGCGGCCGGAGCCTCGGCGGCCTCAGCCTCAGCGGCAGGGGCCTCGGCCTCGACGGCGGCCTCAGCCTCAGCCGGGGCCTCGGCCGGGGTCTCGGCAGCAGCCGGAGCCTCAGCGGCGGCCGGGGCCGCGTCCTCGGTGTCAGCCTTCTTCTCGCCCTCGAGCAGGTCGCGCTCCCACTCGGCCAGCGGCTCGGCCGCGGCCTTCTCGCCCTTGCCCTCGGTCGCGACACGCGAGCGGGAGATGAGGCCCTCGGCGACCGCGTCCGCGATCACGCGGGTGAGCAGCGTGACGGAGCGGATCGCGTCGTCGTTGCCCGGGATCTTGTAGTCGACCTCGTCGGGGTCGCAGTTGGTGTCGAGGATGGCGACGACCGGGATGTTGAGCTTCCGGGCCTCGCCGACCGCGATGTGCTCCTTCTTGGTGTCCACGATCCAGACGGCGCTGGGCACCTTCTGCATCTCGCGGATACCGCCGAGGGTCTTCTCCAGCTTGGCCTTCTCACGCGAGAGGACCAGGAGCTCCTTCTTGGTCAGACCGGAGGCCGCGACGTCCTCGAAGTCGATCTGCTCAAGCTCCTTGAGGCGCTGCAGACGCTTGTAGACGGTCGAGAAGTTGGTGAGCATGCCGCCCAGCCAGCGCTGGTTGACGTAGGGCATGCCGACGCGGGTGGCCTGCTCGGCGATGGCCTCCTGCG
Encoded proteins:
- the rpsB gene encoding 30S ribosomal protein S2; translated protein: MAVVTMRELLESGVHFGHQTRRWNPKMKRFIFTERNGIYIIDLLQSLSYIDRAYEFVKETVAHGGTVMFVGTKKQAQEAIAEQATRVGMPYVNQRWLGGMLTNFSTVYKRLQRLKELEQIDFEDVAASGLTKKELLVLSREKAKLEKTLGGIREMQKVPSAVWIVDTKKEHIAVGEARKLNIPVVAILDTNCDPDEVDYKIPGNDDAIRSVTLLTRVIADAVAEGLISRSRVATEGKGEKAAAEPLAEWERDLLEGEKKADTEDAAPAAAEAPAAAETPAEAPAEAEAAVEAEAPAAEAEAAEAPAADTEQA
- the tsf gene encoding translation elongation factor Ts: MANYTAADVKKLRELTGAGMMDCKKALDEAEGSVDKAVEALRIKGQKGVAKREGRSAENGAVVSLIADDNTSGVLVELKCETDFVAKGEKFQAAAAAIAEHVAKTSPADLEALLASEIEAGKTVQAFVDEANANLGEKIVLDRFAQYADGFVFSYMHRTMPDLPPQIGVLVELDKADADVAKGIAQHIAAFAPKYLSKEDVPAEVVESERRVAEETTRAEGKPEAALPKIVEGRLNGFFKDATLLGQPYALDNKKSVQKVLDEAGVTLKRFTRIKVGI
- the pyrH gene encoding UMP kinase is translated as MTTKPEKSDDGKVRGRYLLKLSGEAFSGGGAIGVDPDVVHAIAREIAAVVRDGAEIAVVIGGGNFFRGAELQQRGMDRARSDYMGMLGTVMNCLALQDFLEKEGIDSRVQTAITMGQVAEPYIPLRAVRHLEKGRVVIFGAGMGMPYFSTDTTAAQRALEIDAEALLMGKNGVDGVYDSDPKTNPDAVRFDSLGYGEVITRELKVADATAITLCRDNKLPILVFELLKEGNIARAVKGEKIGTLVGDQGSRA